A single region of the Streptomyces vilmorinianum genome encodes:
- a CDS encoding M4 family metallopeptidase has product MRSTPSRRATATGALIAAAAMLAVGVQSGAATAADDPWTAAPAAPAAGKVNPGKLPADLSPAQRTALIRAAEADKAATAKELGLGAQEKLVVRDVVQDRDGTTHTRYERTYAGLPVLGGDLIVAETKAGTTQGVTKASRAELKNVDTDADVTPAAAEKQALNAATAEGSEKTKADRAPRKVVWMAQGAPVLAYETVVGGIQHDGTPNELHVVTDAKTGAKLYEWQAIETGTGNTQYSGQVTLGTSGSGPYTLTDAARGNHKTYNLNRGTSGTGTLFSGSDDVWGDGTPQNLETAGADAHYGAALTWDYYKNVHGRNGIRGDGVAPYSRVHYGNAYVNAFWSDSCFCMTYGDGSNNTKPLTSIDVAAHEMTHGLTSNTAGLVYSGESGGLNEATSDIFAAAVEFYANNATDKGDYLVGEKIDIRGNGTPLRYMDKPSKDGNSKDAWYSGIGSIDVHYSSGPANHWYYLLSEGSGVKTVNGVTYDSPTSDGLPVTGIGRDKASLIWFKALTTKFSSNTNYAGARTGTVAVATELYGAGSAEVKAVEHAWAGVNVGSRPGGGDPGTGKVFENTADVSIPDNGAAVTSTVNVTGVTGNAPTNLAVGVDIIHTWRGDLVVDLVAPDGSVYNLKPFSSSDSADNVKATYTVNASSEVANGAWKLRVQDKAAYDTGYINSFKLTFP; this is encoded by the coding sequence GTGAGATCCACGCCCAGCCGTCGCGCCACCGCGACCGGCGCTCTGATCGCTGCCGCCGCCATGCTCGCGGTCGGTGTCCAGTCCGGTGCCGCCACCGCGGCGGACGATCCCTGGACCGCCGCACCCGCGGCCCCGGCCGCGGGCAAGGTCAACCCGGGCAAGCTGCCGGCCGACCTCTCCCCCGCCCAGCGCACCGCGCTGATACGCGCGGCCGAGGCCGACAAGGCGGCGACCGCCAAGGAACTCGGGCTCGGTGCCCAGGAGAAGCTCGTCGTCCGTGACGTGGTCCAGGACCGCGACGGCACGACCCACACGCGTTACGAGCGCACCTACGCCGGGCTCCCCGTCCTGGGCGGCGACCTGATCGTCGCCGAGACCAAGGCCGGCACGACGCAGGGCGTCACCAAGGCCTCCCGCGCCGAGCTCAAGAACGTCGACACCGACGCCGACGTCACCCCGGCCGCCGCCGAGAAGCAGGCGCTGAACGCCGCCACCGCGGAGGGCTCCGAGAAGACCAAGGCCGACCGCGCCCCGCGCAAGGTCGTCTGGATGGCCCAGGGCGCGCCCGTCCTCGCGTACGAGACCGTCGTCGGCGGCATCCAGCACGACGGCACCCCGAACGAGCTGCACGTCGTCACCGACGCGAAGACCGGCGCCAAGCTGTACGAGTGGCAGGCCATCGAGACCGGCACCGGCAACACCCAGTACAGCGGCCAGGTGACCCTCGGCACGAGCGGCAGCGGCCCGTACACGCTGACCGACGCCGCCCGCGGCAACCACAAGACGTACAACCTCAACCGCGGTACGTCCGGCACCGGAACACTCTTCTCCGGCTCCGACGACGTGTGGGGCGACGGCACCCCGCAGAACCTGGAGACCGCGGGCGCCGACGCGCACTACGGCGCCGCGCTCACCTGGGACTACTACAAGAACGTGCACGGCCGGAACGGAATCCGCGGCGACGGTGTCGCTCCGTACTCCCGGGTCCACTACGGCAACGCGTACGTCAACGCCTTCTGGTCCGACTCCTGCTTCTGCATGACGTACGGCGACGGCTCGAACAACACCAAGCCGCTCACCTCGATCGACGTGGCCGCGCACGAGATGACGCACGGCCTCACGTCCAACACCGCCGGCCTGGTCTACAGCGGGGAGTCGGGCGGCCTCAACGAGGCCACCTCGGACATCTTCGCGGCGGCCGTCGAGTTCTACGCCAACAACGCCACGGACAAGGGCGACTACCTCGTCGGCGAGAAGATCGACATCCGCGGCAACGGCACCCCGCTGCGCTACATGGACAAGCCGAGCAAGGACGGCAACTCCAAGGACGCGTGGTACTCGGGCATCGGCTCGATCGACGTCCACTACTCCTCGGGCCCGGCGAACCACTGGTACTACCTGCTCTCCGAGGGCAGCGGCGTCAAGACCGTCAACGGCGTCACGTACGACTCGCCGACCTCCGACGGCCTGCCCGTCACCGGCATCGGCCGCGACAAGGCCTCGCTGATCTGGTTCAAGGCGCTCACCACCAAGTTCAGCTCGAACACCAACTACGCCGGTGCCCGTACGGGTACGGTCGCGGTGGCCACCGAGCTGTACGGCGCCGGCAGCGCCGAGGTGAAGGCCGTCGAGCACGCCTGGGCCGGCGTCAACGTGGGCTCCCGTCCCGGCGGCGGTGACCCCGGCACCGGCAAGGTCTTCGAGAACACGGCCGACGTGTCCATCCCGGACAACGGCGCCGCGGTGACCTCCACGGTCAACGTCACCGGTGTCACCGGCAACGCGCCGACCAACCTCGCGGTGGGCGTGGACATCATCCACACCTGGCGCGGTGACCTGGTCGTCGACCTCGTGGCCCCCGACGGCTCGGTCTACAACCTCAAGCCGTTCTCGTCCTCCGACTCGGCCGACAACGTGAAGGCCACCTACACGGTCAACGCCTCCAGCGAGGTCGCCAACGGCGCCTGGAAGCTGCGGGTCCAGGACAAGGCCGCGTACGACACCGGCTACATCAACAGCTTCAAGCTGACGTTCCCGTAA
- a CDS encoding ABC transporter ATP-binding protein, with amino-acid sequence MTDPTTTDKAEAEAEGRSEAEAGGGSGSGGGTEAGVGARTEAGAEAEAEAEAEAEAEAEAEAEAGVGARTEAGAGGDPFDRDDLPAPAGATGALLRSLLSVHRARVAVAALVLLLQQGAVQAGPLLVAYAIDRGVPAFRDGDYGPVVAVAVGYLVCAAASGLLQYAFVRGAARINQDVLLDLRGRIFRHAQALSVDFHERYTSGRLISRSTTDVESLRELLSEGLQELIGVVLAFVYIAAMLLWLDLGIGAVAVASFVPLYLLVRIYQRRAAVVFAERSTAIAGVIVKFAETMNGIRPVRAFRRERANDAEFAALNHRHERSNGDALLEMARYVVGSRLVANTAVAGMCLWGAYRVAEGTLALGVLAAAVLYMRRLYDPIDRLGMFLNSYQSAAASLGKIAGLLAQEPGVPEAAAPRELPAARSGTPGREVVFEGVRFAYRTGGEVLPRFDLTIPAGQTVAVVGSTGAGKSTLAKLLARFYDPTEGRVRLDGVDVRELATPELRRGVVMVTQEAFLFSGTVAENIAIGRPDATRAEIEHAAKAIGAHDFIAGLPDGYDTDVRKRGGRISAGQRQLVAFARALLADPAVLILDEATSSLDVPGERAVQRAMDTVLAGRTAVVIAHRLSTVEIADRVLVMERGRIVEDGPPAALVAGEGRFAGLHRAWRDSLVG; translated from the coding sequence ATGACCGATCCGACGACGACGGACAAGGCTGAGGCCGAGGCCGAGGGCAGGAGCGAGGCGGAGGCCGGGGGCGGGAGCGGGAGCGGGGGCGGGACCGAGGCGGGGGTCGGTGCCCGGACGGAGGCCGGGGCGGAGGCCGAGGCGGAGGCCGAGGCGGAGGCCGAGGCGGAGGCCGAGGCGGAGGCCGAGGCGGGGGTCGGTGCCCGGACGGAGGCCGGGGCGGGCGGTGACCCGTTCGACCGGGACGATCTGCCCGCGCCCGCCGGGGCCACCGGAGCGCTGCTGCGGTCGCTGCTCTCCGTGCACCGCGCGCGCGTGGCCGTCGCCGCGCTCGTGCTGCTGCTCCAGCAGGGCGCCGTGCAGGCCGGTCCGCTGCTCGTCGCGTACGCCATCGACCGCGGCGTGCCCGCCTTCCGGGACGGCGACTACGGACCCGTCGTGGCCGTCGCCGTCGGCTACCTCGTCTGCGCGGCGGCCTCCGGACTCCTCCAGTACGCCTTCGTCCGCGGCGCCGCCCGTATCAACCAGGACGTGCTGCTCGACCTGCGCGGCCGGATCTTCCGGCACGCCCAGGCGCTCAGCGTGGACTTCCACGAGCGGTACACCTCCGGCCGGCTCATCTCGCGGTCCACCACGGACGTGGAGTCCCTGCGCGAGCTGCTCTCCGAGGGGCTGCAGGAGCTGATCGGGGTCGTCCTGGCCTTCGTGTACATCGCCGCGATGCTGCTCTGGCTGGATCTCGGCATCGGCGCGGTCGCCGTCGCCTCCTTCGTACCGCTGTATCTGCTCGTACGGATCTACCAGCGGCGCGCGGCCGTCGTCTTCGCCGAGCGGTCCACGGCCATCGCGGGTGTGATCGTGAAGTTCGCGGAGACGATGAACGGGATCCGGCCGGTGCGGGCGTTCCGCAGGGAGCGGGCCAACGACGCCGAGTTCGCGGCCCTCAACCACCGGCACGAACGCAGCAACGGCGACGCGCTGTTGGAGATGGCGCGCTATGTCGTCGGCTCACGGCTCGTCGCGAACACGGCCGTGGCCGGGATGTGTCTGTGGGGCGCGTACCGGGTGGCCGAGGGGACGCTGGCGCTCGGTGTGCTCGCGGCGGCGGTGCTGTACATGCGGCGGCTCTACGACCCGATCGACCGGCTCGGCATGTTCCTCAACTCGTACCAGTCCGCGGCTGCTTCACTGGGCAAGATCGCGGGTCTGCTGGCCCAGGAGCCCGGTGTCCCGGAGGCGGCCGCCCCACGTGAGCTGCCGGCGGCGCGGTCCGGGACGCCGGGGCGTGAGGTCGTCTTCGAGGGCGTGCGGTTCGCGTACCGGACCGGTGGCGAGGTGCTGCCGCGCTTCGACCTGACCATCCCGGCGGGGCAGACGGTCGCGGTGGTCGGCTCGACGGGTGCGGGCAAGTCGACGCTCGCCAAGCTCCTGGCCCGCTTCTACGACCCGACCGAGGGGCGGGTGCGGCTCGACGGGGTCGACGTCCGGGAGCTCGCGACGCCCGAACTGCGCCGTGGCGTGGTGATGGTGACCCAGGAGGCGTTCCTGTTCTCGGGGACGGTCGCAGAGAACATCGCGATCGGGCGGCCGGACGCGACGCGGGCGGAGATCGAGCACGCGGCGAAGGCGATCGGCGCGCACGACTTCATCGCGGGGCTTCCGGACGGGTACGACACGGACGTACGCAAGCGGGGCGGGCGGATCTCGGCGGGCCAGCGGCAGTTGGTGGCCTTCGCCCGCGCCCTGCTCGCGGACCCGGCGGTCCTCATCCTGGACGAGGCGACGAGCTCCCTCGACGTGCCGGGGGAACGGGCGGTGCAGCGGGCGATGGACACGGTCCTCGCGGGGCGGACCGCGGTGGTGATCGCGCACCGGCTGTCGACGGTGGAGATCGCGGACCGGGTCCTGGTGATGGAACGCGGCCGGATCGTGGAGGACGGCCCGCCCGCCGCGCTCGTGGCCGGCGAGGGCCGCTTCGCGGGCCTCCACCGCGCGTGGCGGGACAGCCTGGTGGGCTGA
- the glgX gene encoding glycogen debranching protein GlgX has protein sequence MSSAAEQEAVEGVRDGVPSSPAVEQAVRRAGPVVWPGAPTPLGARCRVGPDRVAGTNFALWAGGAEAVELCLFDGDGTETRLPLTELTHEIWHGFVPGVGAGQRYGYRVHGRWDPWTGARWNPAKLLLDPYARAVDGDFALPPEVYGHVRDWPQQHVADTVRDERDSAPYVPKGVVVQDDDDWSDDRRPKTPWPDSVIYELHVKGFTKLHPGIPEELRGTYAGLAHPAAIEHLVRLGVTAVELLPVHQFAHEDHLLRRGLRNYWGYNSIGYFAPHAGYCSSGTAGQQVGEFKRMVRALHAAGIEVILDVVYNHTAEAGELGPTLSLKGIDNRGYYRLQSDARRYADYTGCGNTLHVVQPQVLRLITDSLRYWVTEMGVDGFRFDLAAALARSFHDVDMLSPFLAVIAQDPVLRRVKLIAEPWDVGNGGYQVGAFPPLWTEWNDRYRDAVRDFWRGALPDVRDLGYRLSGSSDLYAWGGRRPYASVNFVTAHDGFTLRDLVTYERKHNEANGEGNRDGTNDNRAWNCGTEGDTDDPQVGALRLRQLRNLLTTLLLSTGVPMLVAGDEMGRTQGGNNNAYCQDNETSWLDWSLPEDPGRAELLALTRRLLALRHEHPVLRRRAFFSGRPQGADGLRDLAWFTAEGAEMTEHDWYAPAATLGLYLSGRDIPGRDARGAQVTDDSFLAILHAGPRPVEYRLPGPPWAASYELVLDTALEDQSEAPGTVHRGGGTVTVGARSVLLLRVGG, from the coding sequence GTGTCGAGCGCAGCCGAGCAGGAGGCGGTGGAGGGGGTACGGGACGGGGTGCCGTCCTCCCCTGCCGTGGAACAGGCCGTCCGGCGGGCCGGGCCGGTGGTGTGGCCGGGCGCGCCGACACCGCTGGGGGCGCGCTGCCGGGTCGGCCCCGACAGGGTGGCGGGCACGAACTTCGCGCTGTGGGCGGGCGGGGCGGAGGCCGTCGAGCTGTGCCTCTTCGACGGCGACGGCACGGAGACGCGTCTCCCGCTGACCGAGCTGACCCATGAGATCTGGCACGGCTTCGTGCCGGGGGTGGGGGCCGGGCAGCGGTACGGCTACCGGGTGCACGGCCGCTGGGACCCGTGGACGGGCGCCCGCTGGAATCCGGCCAAGCTGCTCCTCGACCCGTACGCGCGGGCCGTCGACGGCGACTTCGCTCTTCCGCCCGAGGTGTACGGGCATGTGCGCGACTGGCCGCAGCAGCATGTGGCCGACACCGTGCGGGACGAGCGGGACTCGGCTCCGTACGTTCCGAAGGGGGTCGTCGTCCAGGACGACGACGACTGGTCCGACGACCGCAGGCCCAAGACCCCCTGGCCCGACTCGGTCATCTACGAGCTGCACGTGAAGGGCTTCACCAAGCTCCATCCGGGGATCCCCGAGGAGCTGCGGGGCACCTACGCGGGGCTCGCGCATCCGGCGGCGATCGAGCATCTGGTGCGGCTCGGGGTGACGGCGGTCGAGCTGCTTCCGGTGCACCAGTTCGCGCACGAGGACCATCTGCTGCGGCGGGGTCTGCGCAACTACTGGGGGTACAACTCCATCGGCTACTTCGCCCCGCACGCCGGCTACTGCTCCTCGGGGACGGCCGGGCAGCAGGTCGGCGAGTTCAAGCGGATGGTGCGGGCGCTGCACGCCGCGGGGATCGAGGTCATCCTAGACGTGGTCTACAACCACACGGCCGAGGCGGGCGAGCTCGGGCCGACGCTGTCGCTCAAGGGGATCGACAACCGCGGCTACTACCGGCTGCAGTCCGACGCCCGCCGGTACGCCGACTACACGGGCTGCGGCAACACCCTGCACGTGGTGCAGCCGCAGGTGCTGCGGCTCATCACGGACTCGCTGCGGTACTGGGTGACGGAGATGGGCGTCGACGGCTTCCGTTTCGACCTGGCGGCGGCGCTGGCCCGGTCCTTCCACGACGTCGACATGCTCTCCCCCTTCCTCGCGGTCATCGCCCAGGACCCGGTGCTGCGCCGGGTCAAGCTCATCGCCGAGCCGTGGGACGTCGGCAACGGCGGCTACCAGGTGGGCGCGTTCCCGCCGCTGTGGACGGAGTGGAACGACCGCTACCGGGACGCGGTACGGGACTTCTGGCGCGGCGCGCTGCCCGACGTACGGGATCTGGGCTACCGGCTCTCGGGATCGAGCGACCTCTACGCCTGGGGCGGCCGGCGGCCCTACGCCTCGGTCAACTTCGTCACCGCACACGACGGCTTCACGCTGCGCGACCTGGTGACGTACGAGCGGAAGCACAACGAGGCCAACGGGGAGGGCAACCGGGACGGGACGAACGACAACCGCGCCTGGAACTGCGGGACGGAGGGCGACACCGACGACCCGCAGGTGGGCGCGCTGCGCCTGCGTCAGCTGCGGAACCTGCTGACCACACTGCTGCTCTCGACCGGGGTGCCGATGCTGGTGGCGGGCGACGAGATGGGCCGCACGCAGGGCGGCAACAACAACGCGTACTGCCAGGACAACGAGACGAGCTGGCTGGACTGGTCGCTGCCCGAGGACCCCGGCCGGGCCGAACTCCTCGCCCTGACGCGACGCCTGCTCGCCCTGCGCCACGAACACCCCGTCCTGCGCCGCCGCGCGTTCTTCTCCGGCCGCCCGCAGGGCGCGGACGGACTGCGCGACCTCGCCTGGTTCACGGCGGAGGGCGCGGAGATGACCGAGCACGACTGGTACGCGCCCGCGGCCACGCTCGGCCTCTACCTCTCGGGCCGCGACATACCGGGCCGCGACGCCCGCGGGGCCCAGGTCACCGACGACAGCTTCCTGGCGATCCTGCACGCGGGGCCGCGCCCGGTGGAGTACCGGCTGCCGGGCCCGCCGTGGGCGGCGTCGTACGAACTGGTCCTGGACACCGCCCTGGAGGACCAGTCCGAGGCCCCGGGGACGGTGCACCGGGGCGGCGGGACGGTGACGGTGGGGGCGCGGTCGGTGCTGCTGCTGAGGGTCGGGGGGTGA
- a CDS encoding sensor histidine kinase yields MAAGLARPRGRAEPRHLATSPELYTPAYTLALAVFGYLAGRRQEHTRAAPALFALVAAAGFGLVPLADGNVSQGFTVVLVLALAIVAPWLTGRYVRQYARLVRAGWELAERMEREQAAVADRERLRERSRTAGDMHDSLGHDLALIALRAAALEVDPELGARQQAAAGELRRAAGGATDRLRDIIGVLRAGEEEPGTPTTPAGETVEEVVERARASGLRVELTTGGTRAEVPPVVDRAAHRIVQESLANAARHAPGAAVRVVVERTGADTLTVMVVNGAGTGGAPVPGGGTGLVGLDERVRLAEAGCPTGRTATAGSPYGRSCR; encoded by the coding sequence TTGGCCGCTGGTCTCGCTCGCCCTCGCGGTCGCGCTGAGCCTCGCCACCTCGCCACCTCGCCGGAGCTGTACACCCCGGCGTACACGCTCGCGCTGGCCGTCTTCGGCTATCTCGCCGGGCGGCGGCAGGAGCACACCCGGGCCGCGCCGGCGCTGTTCGCGCTCGTGGCGGCGGCCGGCTTCGGTCTCGTCCCGCTGGCGGACGGGAACGTCTCCCAGGGCTTCACCGTCGTCCTGGTCCTCGCGCTCGCCATCGTCGCGCCCTGGCTCACGGGCCGGTACGTACGCCAGTACGCGCGGCTCGTCCGGGCGGGCTGGGAGCTGGCCGAGCGCATGGAGCGCGAGCAGGCCGCCGTCGCCGACCGGGAGCGGCTGCGCGAACGGTCCAGGACCGCGGGCGACATGCACGACTCGCTCGGCCACGACCTCGCCCTGATCGCTCTGCGGGCGGCGGCCCTGGAGGTCGATCCGGAGCTGGGCGCCCGGCAGCAGGCGGCGGCCGGGGAGCTGCGCAGGGCGGCCGGCGGCGCCACGGACCGGCTGCGGGACATCATCGGCGTGCTGCGCGCGGGCGAGGAGGAGCCCGGCACCCCGACGACCCCGGCCGGGGAGACCGTCGAGGAGGTGGTGGAGCGGGCTCGCGCCTCGGGGCTGCGGGTGGAGCTGACGACCGGCGGTACGCGCGCCGAGGTCCCGCCGGTGGTCGACCGGGCAGCCCACCGGATCGTGCAGGAGTCCCTCGCCAACGCGGCGAGGCACGCGCCGGGCGCGGCCGTCCGCGTCGTGGTGGAGCGGACCGGAGCCGACACCCTCACGGTGATGGTGGTCAACGGCGCGGGTACCGGTGGCGCCCCGGTCCCGGGCGGCGGCACCGGCCTCGTCGGCCTGGACGAGCGGGTGCGGCTCGCCGAGGCCGGCTGTCCCACGGGCCGGACGGCGACGGCGGGTTCACCGTACGGGCGGTCCTGCCGCTGA
- a CDS encoding ABC transporter ATP-binding protein → MPGEDVVAKKSAVRTLLRLWPSVRPVRGRLFTAAVVAIVASCLSLVIPLVLKWMVDGPVAAGDPGGVWLGALYLLLLGIAEAVLFGFRRWLVARPLAGVEARMRADLYRRLQRLPIAFHDRWASGQLLSRGTTDLMLLRMFLAFPLTFLLVNGVTILAGFVLLLGQDWTLGLVLLTPVVPLVILCSLFETKYAVVARRAQDQVGDLTTVVEESVLGIRIVKGFGRHRSQALAFRELARRLRSTELGKARLLAGIWALITIIPELAIGAALVLGTVQVADGRLSAGTLVAFLSTALALRWPVESIGFLLAMSQEAATATERYFEVMDEPEETPGPPSVEPGSPDGVRFENVSFRYPDAAADAPPVLDRVDLHIRPGETLALVGGTGSGKTTLTALVPRLHEATGGRILLDGEDITLMERERLRELVSVAFEEPTLFSASVGENVLMGATDGAGEPELRRALGVAQADGFVAALPEGTATQVGEQGLSLSGGQRQRLALARAVVGRPRFLVLDDPLSALDVHTEALVEAALREVLRETTALVVAHRPSTVMLADRVALLSGGRIAAVGTHHELLRTNAEYAWLMSGEGNEDR, encoded by the coding sequence ATGCCCGGAGAAGATGTAGTCGCCAAGAAGTCTGCCGTACGGACCCTGCTGCGCCTGTGGCCCTCTGTGCGCCCGGTGCGGGGGCGGTTGTTCACCGCCGCCGTGGTGGCGATCGTCGCCTCGTGTCTGTCGCTCGTCATTCCGCTCGTGCTGAAGTGGATGGTGGACGGGCCGGTCGCCGCGGGTGACCCCGGCGGTGTGTGGCTCGGGGCGCTGTATCTGCTGCTGCTCGGGATCGCGGAAGCGGTCCTCTTCGGGTTCCGGCGGTGGCTGGTGGCCCGGCCGCTGGCCGGGGTCGAGGCGCGGATGCGAGCCGATCTGTACCGGCGTCTGCAGCGGTTGCCGATCGCCTTCCACGACCGGTGGGCCTCCGGGCAGCTGCTGTCGCGCGGCACCACCGATCTGATGCTGCTGCGGATGTTCCTCGCCTTCCCTCTGACGTTCTTGCTGGTCAACGGCGTGACGATCCTGGCCGGTTTCGTCCTGCTGCTCGGCCAGGACTGGACGCTGGGGCTGGTGTTGCTCACGCCCGTCGTCCCGCTGGTGATCCTGTGCTCGCTCTTCGAGACGAAGTACGCGGTCGTCGCCCGGCGCGCCCAGGACCAGGTCGGCGATCTGACGACCGTGGTCGAGGAGAGCGTCCTCGGCATCCGGATCGTCAAGGGCTTCGGCCGCCACCGCAGCCAGGCGCTCGCCTTCCGGGAACTGGCCCGGCGGCTGCGCTCGACGGAGCTGGGCAAGGCCCGGCTGCTCGCCGGGATCTGGGCGCTCATCACGATCATTCCCGAGCTGGCGATCGGCGCGGCACTCGTGCTCGGCACCGTCCAGGTCGCCGACGGCAGGCTGTCGGCGGGCACGCTCGTCGCCTTCCTGTCGACGGCCCTCGCGCTGCGCTGGCCGGTGGAGTCGATCGGCTTCCTGCTCGCGATGAGCCAGGAGGCGGCGACGGCGACCGAGCGGTACTTCGAGGTGATGGACGAGCCTGAGGAGACGCCGGGCCCGCCGTCGGTCGAACCGGGGTCCCCGGACGGGGTGCGGTTCGAGAACGTCTCGTTCCGGTACCCGGACGCGGCCGCCGACGCCCCGCCCGTACTCGACCGCGTCGATCTGCACATCCGGCCCGGCGAGACCCTCGCCCTGGTCGGCGGGACCGGTTCCGGCAAGACGACGCTCACCGCCCTCGTACCGCGGCTGCACGAGGCGACCGGCGGGCGCATCCTGCTGGACGGCGAGGACATCACGCTCATGGAGCGCGAACGGCTGCGCGAGCTGGTGTCGGTGGCCTTCGAGGAGCCGACGCTCTTCTCGGCGAGCGTCGGCGAGAACGTCCTGATGGGCGCGACGGACGGGGCGGGCGAGCCCGAGCTGCGGCGCGCGCTGGGCGTGGCCCAGGCGGACGGCTTCGTGGCGGCGCTCCCCGAGGGCACGGCCACGCAGGTCGGCGAGCAGGGCCTGAGCCTCTCCGGCGGGCAGCGCCAGCGCCTCGCGCTGGCCCGCGCGGTCGTCGGCCGCCCCCGCTTCCTGGTCCTCGACGACCCGCTCTCGGCGCTGGACGTCCACACCGAGGCGCTGGTGGAGGCGGCGCTGCGCGAGGTCCTGCGCGAGACGACCGCCCTGGTGGTGGCGCACCGCCCGTCGACGGTGATGCTCGCGGACCGGGTCGCGCTGCTGTCGGGAGGCCGGATCGCGGCCGTGGGCACCCACCACGAACTGCTGCGGACCAACGCGGAGTACGCCTGGCTGATGTCGGGCGAGGGGAACGAGGACCGATGA
- a CDS encoding TetR/AcrR family transcriptional regulator C-terminal domain-containing protein, translating to MNAPRAAARTSGSPVAAAPPRVSRAAAGAVAGIAAVYEATHPVISAYVQGVAMADDLEEQARQDSGISDGEWMERNEPRYDAIQGGGAYPLLSSLSEGEEFDLDLEPLFEFGLLGTLDGIAVMIGETSG from the coding sequence GTGAACGCGCCGCGTGCCGCGGCCAGGACCTCCGGATCGCCCGTCGCCGCCGCGCCGCCGAGGGTCTCACGGGCCGCCGCCGGGGCCGTGGCAGGCATCGCGGCGGTGTACGAGGCCACGCATCCGGTGATCTCCGCCTATGTCCAAGGAGTGGCCATGGCCGACGACTTGGAGGAGCAGGCCCGGCAGGACTCGGGGATCTCGGACGGCGAGTGGATGGAGCGGAACGAGCCACGCTACGACGCGATCCAGGGTGGGGGCGCGTACCCGCTGCTCAGCAGCCTGAGCGAGGGCGAGGAGTTCGACCTCGATCTCGAGCCCCTCTTCGAGTTCGGGCTCCTCGGAACGCTGGACGGCATCGCGGTCATGATCGGCGAAACGTCCGGTTAA